A single Leptolyngbyaceae cyanobacterium DNA region contains:
- a CDS encoding condensation domain-containing protein → MNDIEQRIAALSPAQRALFEQRLKQKGLGTKSVSTQISAIPKRQSSDAPPLSLAQERFWLMHQLESEIHLYNESNLFRFTGKLNGEALEKSLNEVIKRHEILRTNFQLLDGQPVQIIASDLTLKLPIIDLQEVSESDREVKVKQIIQKISSRPFDLTQGALLRAILLKIKPNEHLFLVTMHHVLCDGWSMKIFFQELANFYQAFSENKLLNLPKLPIQYADFAIWQREKIARQEYANHLSYWKQQLAGTLPVLELPTDYPRPAVQSFRGARTSLILSENLTQVLKSLSQREGVTLFVMLLTAFKILLYRYTGQLDLLVGTPISDRTKIEAERLIGCMLNTLVLRTDLSGNPSFRQLLTRVRDVTLAAYTHQALPFEQLVKELQPNRDLSHSPLFQVLFVFLEAPLLSLELPGLVMEPLMVDSGISKFDLTLYLEDSKQGLIGVVEYNTDLFKSETIARMLGHFQTLLEGIVTDPEQSIANLPLLTKSEKQQFREWNRTESDYPQACIHELFEMQVERTPDAVAVVFEGKILTYRELNQRANQLAHYLRELGVSAEQFIGICVERSLSIIIGLLAILKAGGVYVPLDPEYPPNRLAFMVKDTGVSLLLTQEKFADKLPEINAKKVYLDSNVWTTHSTANPTNLVTLDNLVYTIYTSGSTGKPKGVLIFHGALTNCLIAFQQKLGLSGGDTFLSVTTLSFDIAALELYLPLILGNRLIIASREVATDGTQLLKLIHSSG, encoded by the coding sequence ATGAACGATATCGAACAACGAATTGCGGCACTTTCACCCGCACAACGGGCATTATTTGAACAGAGACTAAAACAAAAAGGTTTGGGAACTAAAAGCGTTTCTACTCAAATTTCAGCCATTCCCAAACGCCAAAGTTCTGATGCACCGCCTTTATCTTTGGCGCAAGAAAGATTTTGGCTGATGCACCAGTTGGAATCGGAAATTCATTTATATAATGAATCCAACTTGTTTCGCTTCACGGGTAAACTGAACGGCGAAGCTTTAGAAAAAAGCTTAAATGAAGTTATTAAACGCCATGAAATTCTTCGCACTAATTTTCAGCTTTTAGATGGACAACCCGTACAAATTATTGCTTCTGACCTCACTTTAAAGTTGCCAATTATCGACCTTCAGGAAGTTTCAGAAAGCGATCGAGAAGTAAAAGTTAAACAAATTATTCAAAAAATTTCTAGCCGTCCTTTCGATCTAACGCAAGGGGCGCTATTACGAGCCATTTTATTAAAAATTAAACCTAACGAACATTTATTTCTCGTCACGATGCACCACGTTCTTTGTGATGGGTGGTCGATGAAAATTTTCTTTCAAGAATTAGCTAATTTTTATCAAGCTTTTAGTGAAAATAAACTTTTAAATCTACCAAAACTGCCTATTCAATATGCAGATTTTGCGATTTGGCAAAGGGAGAAAATAGCACGACAAGAATATGCCAATCATTTAAGTTATTGGAAACAGCAATTAGCCGGAACTTTACCCGTATTAGAGTTACCCACAGACTATCCTCGTCCCGCTGTACAAAGTTTCCGAGGGGCAAGAACTAGCCTGATATTATCGGAAAATTTGACTCAGGTATTGAAATCTTTGAGTCAGCGGGAAGGCGTTACTTTGTTCGTGATGTTGTTAACTGCATTCAAAATATTGCTTTACCGTTATACAGGTCAATTAGATTTATTAGTAGGAACGCCAATTAGCGATCGTACTAAGATCGAAGCCGAGCGTTTAATTGGCTGTATGCTCAATACTTTAGTGTTGCGAACTGACTTATCAGGCAACCCTAGTTTTCGTCAATTATTAACACGAGTTCGGGATGTCACTTTAGCAGCTTATACCCATCAAGCATTGCCATTTGAACAGTTAGTAAAAGAATTACAGCCTAACCGCGATCTCAGCCACTCGCCTTTATTTCAAGTGCTGTTTGTATTTTTGGAAGCACCGCTATTATCACTAGAATTGCCCGGTTTAGTGATGGAACCTTTAATGGTAGATAGCGGTATTTCTAAATTCGATCTCACTCTATATTTGGAGGATAGCAAGCAAGGCTTAATTGGCGTTGTAGAGTATAATACCGATCTTTTTAAATCGGAAACGATCGCTCGAATGTTAGGGCATTTCCAAACATTATTAGAAGGTATCGTTACCGATCCAGAACAGTCGATCGCGAATTTACCCTTGCTAACAAAATCCGAAAAGCAGCAGTTTAGGGAGTGGAATCGCACCGAATCCGATTATCCCCAAGCTTGTATTCACGAACTATTTGAGATGCAAGTAGAACGCACACCCGATGCAGTAGCAGTTGTTTTTGAAGGAAAAATATTAACTTATCGGGAGTTGAATCAACGAGCGAATCAATTAGCGCATTACTTGCGGGAGTTAGGCGTTAGTGCAGAACAATTTATCGGCATTTGTGTAGAGCGATCGCTATCTATAATAATTGGCTTATTAGCCATCCTAAAAGCAGGTGGTGTTTATGTGCCGCTCGATCCAGAATATCCGCCAAACCGTTTAGCTTTCATGGTGAAAGATACGGGAGTGTCGTTATTACTAACTCAAGAAAAGTTTGCCGATAAATTACCGGAAATTAACGCTAAAAAAGTTTATCTTGATTCAAATGTTTGGACAACACACAGTACCGCCAATCCTACTAATTTAGTTACACTAGACAACTTGGTTTATACTATTTATACTTCCGGTTCTACGGGTAAACCAAAAGGTGTTTTAATTTTTCATGGTGCTTTAACTAATTGTTTAATCGCTTTTCAACAAAAATTAGGACTCTCTGGCGGCGATACATTTTTATCAGTTACTACTTTATCTTTTGATATTGCTGCATTAGAGCTTTATTTACCTTTAATTTTAGGCAATCGCTTAATTATTGCTAGTCGAGAAGTTGCTACTGATGGCACTCAATTATTAAAGTTAATTCACTCTTCTGGCG